The Legionella adelaidensis genome has a segment encoding these proteins:
- a CDS encoding type II secretion system protein: MKRQKGFLMIAALVIIVIFGVLSGLIVSLSMVSNVGTVYLDQLNSAAFLAESGLQQAKSNLTQAIIANRQSCAGLNSTLSLSTGNFSIARATNLPANNINPRYAYATLTMGFTAASSITTLSVNDTSVFSPLGGRVLIGDEVFSYMAITNSTTLSGVSRAMDGSRAVNHVASELVSQYQCVADSVGTSPVSTAFGSRQYQMGIQQPVAFTVGQDGVILRWNSDASELQWEAMSAGSFVYNAISALNYHSAWAVGNSNTSNIRLARLEGNTWSTVSIPISQPRNLNGVDAVSSIEAWAVGDLGQGNSFTIFRWTRDASNSSTNWCRLPCSGKTITTSGTTGQRRGLQAIKMYSTSGSGVASVGYAVGGQSGTGGNSNRGVVMSYNGTTWSNLPLPGASNEIGLLYGIDIVPNGSNNPKDIFIVGRSSQNNDGKILRYKDGVWSPVITTSHQLRSVSVLDTDGDGYANFIIAVGHNGQVVTLTANSSAMSVTSTATLTGVNLFGVNVASTTSAWAVGENGKRFHYNGSGWVQIEAGVNTEDNLNSVKIISAKENPVSFSWYELIN, from the coding sequence ATGAAACGTCAAAAAGGCTTTTTAATGATTGCGGCCTTGGTAATTATAGTCATTTTTGGGGTTTTATCGGGATTAATTGTTTCATTGTCTATGGTTTCTAATGTAGGAACCGTTTATTTAGACCAACTAAATTCCGCTGCATTCCTGGCGGAAAGCGGTTTACAACAAGCAAAGAGCAATTTAACCCAGGCTATTATTGCTAATAGACAAAGTTGTGCAGGACTAAATAGCACACTTAGCTTATCCACTGGCAATTTTTCCATAGCAAGAGCTACTAACTTGCCGGCTAATAACATTAATCCGCGCTATGCCTATGCAACCTTAACCATGGGGTTTACAGCAGCATCCTCTATTACCACACTTTCAGTCAACGACACTTCCGTCTTTTCACCACTAGGTGGGCGAGTCCTCATTGGCGATGAAGTATTTTCTTACATGGCAATAACCAACTCAACAACACTCTCGGGTGTATCCAGGGCAATGGACGGAAGTAGGGCGGTAAATCATGTGGCTTCGGAGTTAGTTAGCCAATATCAGTGTGTGGCTGATTCTGTAGGCACTTCTCCCGTATCAACTGCTTTTGGCTCCCGTCAATATCAAATGGGAATACAACAGCCTGTTGCTTTTACAGTAGGACAAGATGGCGTTATCCTTCGATGGAATAGCGACGCCTCTGAACTACAGTGGGAAGCCATGTCCGCAGGTTCTTTTGTATACAATGCTATCTCCGCCTTGAATTATCATTCGGCATGGGCAGTAGGTAATAGCAATACTTCTAATATCAGGCTAGCCAGGCTCGAAGGGAACACATGGTCAACGGTTTCAATACCTATCTCACAACCGCGCAACCTTAACGGGGTTGATGCAGTTTCTTCAATAGAGGCATGGGCTGTTGGAGATCTAGGGCAAGGAAACAGTTTTACTATTTTCCGCTGGACGCGCGATGCCAGTAACAGTAGTACAAATTGGTGTAGATTGCCGTGCTCGGGTAAAACCATTACTACCAGCGGAACCACAGGGCAGCGGCGCGGACTGCAAGCCATAAAAATGTATAGCACTTCGGGAAGCGGGGTTGCGAGTGTGGGCTACGCCGTAGGCGGACAATCCGGAACTGGAGGCAACAGTAATCGCGGAGTAGTCATGTCCTATAATGGCACAACGTGGTCCAATTTGCCTTTGCCTGGCGCCTCGAATGAAATTGGCTTGTTATATGGTATCGATATAGTTCCTAATGGTTCTAATAATCCCAAGGATATCTTTATTGTAGGGCGATCTTCGCAAAATAATGATGGGAAGATTTTACGATATAAAGATGGAGTTTGGAGCCCCGTTATAACCACTTCTCATCAATTGCGCTCAGTCTCCGTATTAGATACAGATGGAGATGGCTATGCTAATTTTATAATTGCAGTAGGACATAACGGACAAGTAGTGACACTAACAGCTAACTCCTCAGCTATGAGTGTTACTTCTACAGCCACTTTAACTGGAGTAAATTTATTTGGAGTAAATGTGGCCAGTACCACAAGTGCGTGGGCAGTGGGGGAAAACGGCAAACGTTTTCATTATAATGGCTCGGGGTGGGTTCAGATTGAGGCGGGGGTGAATACAGAAGATAATTTAAATAGCGTAAAAATTATTTCTGCAAAAGAAAACCCTGTTAGTTTTTCCTGGTATGAATTAATTAACTAA
- a CDS encoding pyridoxal phosphate-dependent aminotransferase, whose protein sequence is MKFHLANRINKVKPSPTLAVAAKAAVMKAQGRDIISLGTGEPDFDTPEHIKKAAIAAIDAGFTKYTPVDGIPDLKKAIQAKFKRDNGLDYELNQILVSVGGKQSIYNLCQAYLNEGDEVIIPAPYWVSYPDMVLLAEGVPVIIETTPSQRYKINAQQLEAAITPKTKLLFINSPSNPSGVAYSYDELKSLGEVLKKYPQILIATDDMYEHIIWSQPFVNILDACPDLYDRTMVFNGVSKAYAMTGWRIGYAGGPANLIEGMKTIQSQSTSNPCSIAQKAAVAALNGNQEIIQTMVDAFHERHNYLVTRLNAMKGVEVIPADGTFYIFPNVQEIIEHKGFANDLEFSEKLLQEQGLALVPGSAFGTEGCIRLSFATSMGVLEDAMNRLQQFIEK, encoded by the coding sequence ATGAAGTTTCACCTTGCTAATCGTATTAATAAAGTTAAACCTTCTCCTACTTTGGCTGTAGCAGCAAAAGCCGCAGTTATGAAAGCGCAAGGGCGAGACATTATTAGTTTGGGTACAGGTGAGCCCGACTTTGATACGCCTGAACACATTAAAAAAGCAGCCATTGCTGCTATTGATGCGGGATTTACAAAATACACGCCCGTAGATGGTATTCCCGATCTAAAAAAAGCAATCCAGGCCAAATTTAAAAGAGATAACGGTTTAGACTATGAATTGAATCAAATTCTTGTTTCCGTAGGGGGAAAACAAAGTATTTATAATCTTTGCCAAGCCTATTTAAACGAAGGGGATGAAGTAATTATCCCTGCCCCTTATTGGGTTTCTTATCCCGACATGGTTCTTTTAGCAGAAGGCGTTCCGGTAATTATTGAAACTACGCCGTCTCAACGCTACAAAATTAATGCGCAACAATTGGAAGCCGCAATTACTCCCAAAACAAAATTGCTTTTTATTAATAGTCCTTCTAACCCATCGGGCGTGGCTTATAGTTATGATGAGCTGAAATCTTTAGGAGAGGTTCTAAAGAAATACCCGCAGATTTTAATTGCGACAGATGATATGTATGAACATATTATCTGGTCGCAACCTTTTGTAAATATTCTGGATGCTTGTCCAGATTTATACGATAGAACGATGGTTTTCAATGGTGTTTCTAAAGCGTATGCAATGACGGGATGGCGAATTGGTTATGCAGGAGGCCCTGCCAATTTAATTGAAGGAATGAAAACAATTCAATCGCAGTCTACTTCCAATCCCTGTTCAATTGCCCAAAAAGCTGCAGTGGCCGCGCTTAATGGCAATCAAGAAATTATTCAAACCATGGTTGATGCTTTTCACGAGCGCCATAATTATTTAGTTACCAGGTTAAACGCCATGAAAGGAGTAGAAGTAATCCCGGCGGACGGTACTTTTTACATTTTTCCTAATGTACAGGAAATCATAGAACACAAAGGCTTCGCCAATGATTTGGAGTTCTCGGAAAAGTTATTGCAAGAACAAGGTTTAGCTCTCGTTCCAGGCTCTGCTTTTGGTACTGAAGGATGCATCCGTTTGTCTTTTGCAACAAGCATGGGAGTTTTAGAGGATGCGATGAACAGGTTGCAACAATTCATTGAAAAATGA
- a CDS encoding type II secretion system protein — protein MNNKKGFTLLELIVLMGIIAIVACVALLRVPQKEAFLADGFSDVLAQEIRFAQIMAIGLNQSYSIDVGNSALTIKNQAGTAVSNPETGSTLFSYPSGVSVSVASPYSIPLTIIFDPLGKPYNSSGLALTTAPIFTVTSGANTNTVTVYPETGFIE, from the coding sequence ATGAACAATAAAAAAGGTTTTACCCTATTGGAACTGATAGTTCTAATGGGAATTATTGCAATAGTAGCCTGTGTTGCATTATTAAGAGTTCCGCAAAAGGAAGCATTTTTAGCGGATGGTTTTTCTGATGTATTGGCTCAAGAAATCCGCTTTGCTCAAATCATGGCTATCGGATTAAATCAGTCCTATAGCATCGATGTAGGCAATAGCGCTTTAACTATTAAAAACCAAGCAGGCACAGCCGTATCTAATCCAGAAACAGGCAGCACTCTATTTTCCTACCCTTCCGGGGTGAGTGTTTCTGTTGCTTCACCCTATTCCATTCCATTAACTATTATATTTGATCCGCTCGGTAAGCCTTATAACTCAAGCGGTCTGGCACTAACTACCGCTCCCATATTTACAGTTACATCGGGGGCTAATACCAATACTGTAACAGTTTATCCTGAAACAGGTTTTATAGAATGA
- the uvrB gene encoding excinuclease ABC subunit UvrB, translating into MKKVFNICSDYQPAGDQPTAIKSLIEGIESGLARQTLLGVTGSGKTYTVANVIQAIKRPTLIMAPNKTLAAQLYGEFKTFFPENAVEYFVSYYDYYQPEAYVPSSDTFIEKDASINEHIEQMRLSATKALIERRDAIIVATVSAIYGLGDPNSYLSMILHLSRKEECNQRKILRRLAEMQYVRTPHILARGQFRVHGDVIDIFPADAEKEAVRIELFDDEVENIACFDPLTGEILHRLPRVTIFPKTHYVTPRDRILETIDLVKIELQERLTELNSQNKLVEAQRLEQRTAFDIEMMMELGYCSGIENYSRYLSGRKPGEAPPTLFDYLPPDALLIIDESHVTIPQIGGMYRGDRARKETLVEYGFRLPSALDNRPMRFDEFIARSPQTIYVSATPGPYEQEQSDNVAEQVVRPTGLVDPQIEVRPVTNQVDDLLSEIKVVVKTGFRILVTTLTKRMAEDLTEYLHEHGIKVRYLHADIDTVERVEIIRDLRLGEFDVLVGINLLREGLDMPEVSLVAILDADKEGFLRSDRSLIQTIGRAARNIQGRVIMYADRITGSMQRAIDETERRRTKQISFNKEHGIIPKGISKSIEDIMEGAYVGTRKKVAEKKASYTPLPPEQIVKKIAKLEKKMFAHAQNMEFEQAAEIRDEILALKEFLVASS; encoded by the coding sequence ATGAAAAAAGTATTTAATATTTGTTCAGATTACCAACCCGCCGGCGATCAACCTACTGCAATAAAATCTCTTATAGAAGGAATTGAGTCAGGCCTTGCCAGACAAACTTTATTAGGGGTTACCGGTTCCGGTAAAACCTATACTGTTGCCAATGTTATTCAAGCGATTAAACGGCCAACGTTAATTATGGCGCCTAATAAAACGTTGGCTGCCCAATTATATGGTGAGTTTAAAACATTTTTTCCTGAAAATGCTGTTGAGTATTTTGTTTCCTATTATGACTACTACCAGCCGGAAGCATATGTTCCTTCATCGGATACTTTTATTGAAAAAGACGCTTCTATTAATGAACATATAGAACAAATGCGACTATCAGCAACGAAAGCGCTGATTGAACGGCGTGATGCCATTATTGTAGCGACCGTATCTGCTATTTATGGACTGGGGGATCCCAATTCCTATCTAAGCATGATTCTTCATTTATCGCGTAAAGAAGAATGCAATCAGCGTAAAATTTTACGACGTTTAGCCGAGATGCAATACGTTCGTACCCCTCATATTTTAGCGCGTGGACAATTTCGCGTGCATGGGGATGTAATAGATATTTTTCCCGCAGATGCAGAAAAAGAGGCCGTGCGCATAGAATTATTTGATGATGAGGTAGAAAACATTGCTTGCTTTGACCCTTTAACCGGGGAAATTCTCCATCGATTACCAAGAGTGACTATTTTCCCTAAAACGCACTATGTTACTCCCCGCGACCGCATTTTAGAAACTATAGATTTGGTAAAAATTGAACTACAAGAGCGCTTAACTGAGCTTAATTCGCAAAATAAGCTGGTAGAGGCACAGCGCTTAGAGCAACGTACCGCATTTGATATAGAAATGATGATGGAATTAGGTTATTGCTCGGGCATTGAAAATTATTCCCGTTATTTATCAGGAAGAAAACCAGGGGAAGCACCCCCTACTCTTTTTGATTATTTACCTCCCGACGCTTTATTAATTATCGATGAATCCCACGTAACCATCCCGCAAATTGGGGGCATGTATCGGGGAGATAGAGCGCGTAAAGAAACCTTGGTAGAGTATGGGTTCCGTTTGCCCTCTGCACTGGATAACCGCCCCATGCGTTTTGATGAGTTTATTGCCCGCTCACCTCAAACTATCTATGTTTCGGCAACCCCAGGACCCTATGAACAAGAACAGTCTGATAATGTTGCAGAGCAAGTGGTAAGGCCTACGGGATTAGTAGACCCGCAAATTGAAGTACGGCCCGTAACCAACCAAGTGGATGATTTGCTCTCCGAGATTAAAGTAGTAGTAAAAACTGGCTTTCGTATTTTAGTCACCACATTAACCAAAAGAATGGCGGAAGATTTGACGGAGTATCTACACGAACATGGTATTAAAGTGCGTTATTTGCATGCAGACATCGATACCGTGGAACGAGTAGAAATCATTCGTGACTTGCGCTTGGGCGAGTTTGATGTACTCGTCGGGATTAATCTGTTGCGTGAAGGGCTAGATATGCCTGAAGTTTCTCTGGTTGCCATTTTGGATGCTGACAAAGAGGGATTTTTACGCTCTGACCGCTCTCTAATTCAAACAATTGGCCGAGCGGCCCGCAATATTCAAGGACGGGTAATTATGTATGCCGATCGCATAACAGGATCCATGCAACGTGCTATTGATGAAACGGAACGCCGCAGGACTAAACAAATAAGCTTTAATAAAGAACACGGCATTATACCCAAAGGTATTTCTAAATCTATCGAAGATATCATGGAAGGGGCTTATGTAGGAACGCGCAAAAAAGTTGCCGAGAAAAAAGCCAGCTACACTCCCCTGCCTCCCGAGCAAATTGTTAAGAAAATTGCAAAACTGGAAAAGAAAATGTTTGCTCATGCACAAAATATGGAATTTGAACAAGCTGCAGAAATTCGTGATGAAATTCTTGCTTTAAAAGAATTTTTAGTTGCCTCATCATAA
- a CDS encoding PilN domain-containing protein: protein MIQDINFLNFLPQKKDFLNANHILISSLALIILLIIASISLGINQGLTHSELEKAQKRRAQAEIAFQQVTKTYPLLTIDKPLVNQVSELESMLQKKQEQFGHLTHATLRKPFSHYLQTLTRVVPNGLWLTNIRIDQDTQNVSITGVSLQPLFVSVLMQSLQSAASFADIQFDLFYVKKLKHTSYIEFEIANDQLTGASKKAKEINR from the coding sequence ATGATACAAGATATTAATTTTCTTAATTTTTTACCTCAGAAAAAAGATTTTTTGAATGCAAACCATATTTTAATTAGCTCTCTTGCTCTCATTATTCTTCTTATAATCGCCTCTATTTCGCTCGGGATTAATCAAGGACTGACGCATTCTGAACTCGAAAAGGCTCAAAAGCGAAGAGCACAAGCCGAAATTGCTTTTCAGCAGGTCACTAAAACCTACCCATTGCTCACTATAGACAAACCTCTCGTCAATCAAGTCAGTGAGCTGGAGTCGATGTTACAGAAAAAACAAGAGCAATTTGGCCATCTTACGCATGCAACACTAAGAAAACCTTTTTCACACTATTTACAAACACTAACAAGAGTAGTGCCCAATGGATTATGGCTAACCAACATTCGCATCGATCAGGACACGCAAAATGTTTCTATAACCGGTGTCAGTTTACAACCTCTTTTTGTGTCCGTGCTAATGCAATCTTTACAATCTGCCGCTTCTTTCGCAGATATTCAATTTGATCTTTTTTATGTGAAAAAATTAAAGCATACGTCTTATATCGAGTTTGAAATAGCTAATGATCAGTTAACTGGTGCTAGCAAAAAAGCAAAAGAAATAAACAGATAA
- the mshL gene encoding pilus (MSHA type) biogenesis protein MshL, which produces MKKGLSLLLSLLLFACTTNQPIDGTAVDDMNVALHQGIHENETLDATDKDRRSQAISKALLPDVKLHSPQRNVLSRRFDIAVKNVPARTFFAGLVEGTPINMVVSPEIVGNITLNLKQVTVEQVLQTLESAYGYAYNPIPGGFEILPNTLKTQIYTVNYLELERRGRSRIILSSGEVTQSTSGGTTSTTNSPIATSTSITTGNNVNNTENVIGHVETVSSIDFWRQLTATLEIMLGITPERQNSNRVGNGINQNPVPPTGGSNSATGRSVSVNPVAGVVVVRATPKEHKQIEAYLDLVQNSMNRQVILEAKILEVTLRDQYQMGIDWKIFGANLNAIRSFPGTDIKNEDFPDAFTIGIKWATDFTTTIRALELQGNVQVLSSPRVATMNNQVSAIKVGNDQFFVSQLNPTTNVTTAGVVTNSNPTPSLSPFFSGITLDVTPQIDAHGDVTLHIHPSVSLVTEQSKTIEGAGVNGRSLTVPLARSDIRESDTIVHARNGQVVVIGGLMENQTQEDVAQLPFFGNVPFLGTLFRNTKQQSRKSELVILIKPTVITPKTATKDLIESTQQIQRLKRGFHIGSRPDIFGTEGEEPVSFGPPAGYYSQPRH; this is translated from the coding sequence ATGAAAAAAGGCCTTTCTCTCTTATTGTCACTACTTTTATTCGCCTGTACGACAAATCAGCCGATAGATGGCACGGCAGTTGATGATATGAATGTAGCACTTCACCAAGGTATCCATGAAAATGAAACCTTGGACGCCACCGATAAAGACCGCCGTTCACAAGCTATTTCTAAAGCGCTACTACCGGACGTTAAGCTACATTCGCCACAACGCAATGTTTTGTCGCGTCGATTTGATATTGCGGTAAAAAATGTACCCGCGCGTACCTTTTTTGCCGGACTTGTAGAGGGGACGCCAATAAATATGGTAGTTAGCCCTGAAATCGTCGGCAACATTACTCTTAATTTAAAACAAGTAACGGTAGAACAGGTACTGCAAACATTAGAAAGTGCTTATGGATATGCTTACAACCCAATTCCTGGAGGGTTTGAGATTCTACCCAACACCTTAAAAACGCAAATTTATACTGTAAATTATTTAGAACTTGAACGCAGAGGGCGTTCACGAATAATCTTGAGCTCTGGCGAAGTAACCCAAAGCACCAGTGGGGGAACAACCAGTACGACAAATTCTCCAATTGCCACCTCTACCTCAATCACTACTGGCAACAATGTCAATAACACAGAAAATGTAATTGGCCATGTGGAAACGGTTAGCAGCATTGACTTCTGGCGACAACTCACAGCCACCTTGGAAATTATGCTAGGTATTACTCCCGAAAGGCAAAATTCAAATAGAGTGGGGAACGGAATCAATCAAAATCCAGTTCCTCCCACAGGCGGCTCTAACTCGGCAACGGGGCGTTCGGTTAGCGTCAACCCGGTCGCCGGTGTCGTAGTAGTGCGAGCAACACCAAAAGAACATAAGCAAATAGAAGCGTATTTAGATTTAGTGCAAAATAGTATGAATAGGCAGGTTATTTTAGAAGCTAAAATTCTTGAAGTGACTCTGCGAGATCAATACCAAATGGGTATTGACTGGAAAATCTTTGGTGCCAACTTAAACGCTATACGCTCCTTCCCTGGCACAGATATTAAAAATGAAGATTTTCCTGATGCTTTTACAATAGGAATTAAATGGGCCACTGATTTTACTACTACCATCCGCGCTTTAGAGTTACAAGGCAATGTACAAGTACTCTCGAGTCCGCGAGTTGCGACGATGAACAATCAAGTTTCGGCAATAAAAGTAGGCAATGATCAGTTTTTTGTTTCGCAATTAAATCCAACTACCAATGTTACTACTGCAGGGGTGGTAACCAACTCGAACCCTACTCCAAGCCTCTCACCGTTTTTCTCCGGAATTACTTTGGATGTAACACCCCAAATTGACGCGCATGGGGATGTAACTTTGCATATTCACCCCTCTGTTAGCTTGGTGACGGAGCAGTCTAAAACTATTGAAGGAGCAGGTGTTAATGGCCGTTCTTTAACAGTCCCTCTTGCGCGTAGTGATATTCGGGAGTCGGATACTATTGTTCATGCAAGAAATGGCCAAGTAGTAGTTATTGGTGGTTTAATGGAAAACCAAACGCAAGAAGATGTGGCACAACTGCCCTTCTTTGGTAATGTTCCATTTTTGGGCACTTTGTTTCGAAATACTAAACAGCAGTCGCGAAAAAGTGAGCTCGTAATTTTAATAAAGCCCACCGTTATTACACCAAAAACAGCGACTAAAGACTTAATTGAATCTACCCAACAAATACAACGATTGAAACGTGGCTTCCATATTGGCAGCAGACCTGATATCTTTGGTACGGAAGGAGAAGAACCAGTAAGCTTTGGACCACCGGCCGGCTATTATAGTCAGCCTCGGCACTAG
- a CDS encoding competence type IV pilus minor pilin ComGF translates to MKMRGFTLIEMVIVIVVTGILSAIVALFLRSGFTGYLAAKPVLPLAINANLALDKIMFELENATSLNAIASDSLTFVNKQNETITISLHGTTVERTVDSNNAQPLLKNVTALTFKYYENNLNVSLSTDSTRLITAQITITDGTATYSKMLSSTVLRRLL, encoded by the coding sequence ATGAAAATGCGCGGCTTTACTTTAATAGAGATGGTTATTGTAATTGTCGTTACTGGAATCCTCTCAGCTATCGTGGCTTTATTTTTACGTTCAGGATTTACTGGTTATCTCGCTGCCAAGCCCGTTTTACCCTTGGCAATTAATGCAAATTTAGCTTTAGACAAAATAATGTTCGAGCTAGAAAATGCTACTAGTCTGAATGCCATTGCAAGCGATAGTTTAACTTTTGTTAATAAACAAAATGAAACTATTACTATTTCATTGCATGGAACCACAGTGGAACGTACAGTTGATAGTAATAACGCACAACCTCTTTTAAAAAATGTAACAGCACTAACCTTTAAATATTATGAAAACAATCTGAATGTGTCCCTAAGTACAGACAGCACTCGATTAATAACTGCACAAATTACAATAACAGATGGCACGGCCACTTATTCAAAGATGCTCTCAAGCACCGTTTTAAGAAGGTTATTATGA
- a CDS encoding type II secretion system protein gives MNKQRGISLIELVIFILIIGITGTAIFSTFNTILKGANQPDKILKASQIANARMKMILIKGLAGSFTDPCLANDNAPLPDACQDLNTYANGEGYTIHSSSSTSGKATTLIITVSGMGSASTSMRFVE, from the coding sequence ATGAATAAGCAAAGAGGTATTAGTTTAATAGAGTTGGTTATCTTTATACTTATCATTGGTATAACTGGCACTGCTATTTTTTCAACTTTTAACACGATACTTAAAGGTGCTAATCAACCCGATAAAATACTTAAAGCATCCCAAATAGCAAATGCGCGTATGAAAATGATTTTAATAAAGGGATTGGCAGGGTCTTTTACCGATCCCTGTTTAGCGAATGATAACGCCCCCTTACCGGATGCCTGCCAGGATTTAAATACCTATGCAAATGGTGAAGGTTATACTATACACTCCTCTTCCTCTACCAGTGGTAAGGCAACGACGCTAATAATTACCGTGTCAGGAATGGGTTCAGCCAGCACCAGTATGAGGTTTGTGGAATGA